CATTTTTTAGGGTAGGCGATCGCAAATATTGCTCCTCTAGCTTTTTGACATCTTCCCAGCTGCGTTCCAGTAGTACTGTAGTCATTAGCTGTACTACCCGGAGGTTAGGACTTATTTCCACCGGGTCAGACGTTGGGGATAGCCCCAGTAGCAGTCCAAAGCTAGGACTTGGGTCTTGTCCTACCAGTAGCACTCGTTGACCGAGGCTCGACAGCTGCTTAGCGGCAGCAATTGCCACAGTAGTGCGACCTGTGCCGCCTTTACCCAGAAATGTTAGAATCCGTGCCATAGTGCAAGTCTCGTGCCTCGGTGCGATCGCGGTTACTAAAATCTAGTCTACGACTTTCAATTCATCCTCAAAGAACCAGGTAGAGGAGTTGTCCTCAAATGTCACCGTTACGCCAACTCCACTGCCATCGGTCATTTTATAATCTGTGATCGTGCCTACTTTTCCCAGTTTATTTGCGATGTCCTTGCCTACCCGGTCTCTTAGACGAAACACTTTTACTTTTTGCCCGATTTTCATTGCTACTAGATCATACGATAAACCACCCCTCAGTTTACCGGAATGTGTCGCGATCGCATCACGGAAAACTGCCATAAGTTCCACTGCTGCCCCTGGGACTGATATCAAGTCCGGTTTAATACCCATAATCTAGGGAAGTGTCGGAAGTGTGGGAGGTGTGGGAGGTGTGGGTAGTGTGGGGAGGGTGCCTCTGCTCCCTACTCCCTGCTCCCTACTCCCTACTCCCTTTGCTATATAAGTTTGTGATCGAAATTTTATCGAAATTAGAACCATGTTATTTGATGAACCTTACTATATTGCGATTAATCAAGCCCG
The Moorena sp. SIOASIH genome window above contains:
- a CDS encoding DUF2862 domain-containing protein, with the translated sequence MAVFRDAIATHSGKLRGGLSYDLVAMKIGQKVKVFRLRDRVGKDIANKLGKVGTITDYKMTDGSGVGVTVTFEDNSSTWFFEDELKVVD